One segment of Nitrospirota bacterium DNA contains the following:
- the rapZ gene encoding RNase adapter RapZ → MKPTIVIITGLSGSGKTVALRAIEDGGYTSVDNLPPQLIESFAATITGGDGHAARIAVGIDIRRKEFLHVLTSRLPALREKYALSIVFLEADQDVLLRRFKETRRPHPLMAPEMDGLPEAISREKELLEPLRDLADAVIDTSSFTPHQLRRHVMSLYAAEGAPAGGMNVTLLSFGFKYGVPQSVDLVFDVRFLPNPHFVPELKDLTGKDGPVRDFVLGKPETEEFLTRLGALLEYLIPQYRKEGKSYLTVGIGCTGGRHRSIALAEEMASRMKDGPFTVQVAHRDI, encoded by the coding sequence GTGAAGCCGACCATCGTCATCATAACGGGGCTTTCCGGTTCGGGCAAGACAGTGGCCTTGAGGGCCATCGAGGACGGCGGCTACACCTCGGTGGACAACCTTCCCCCGCAGCTCATCGAGTCCTTTGCCGCCACCATCACCGGCGGGGACGGCCACGCCGCCCGCATCGCCGTGGGCATCGACATCAGGAGGAAGGAGTTTCTCCACGTCCTTACCTCCCGGCTCCCCGCCCTGCGAGAGAAATACGCACTGAGCATCGTCTTTCTGGAGGCCGACCAGGACGTCCTGCTCAGGCGATTCAAGGAGACCCGCCGCCCCCATCCCCTCATGGCTCCCGAGATGGACGGCCTCCCGGAGGCCATCTCCCGGGAGAAGGAGCTCCTGGAGCCCCTCAGGGACCTGGCCGACGCGGTCATCGACACCTCCTCCTTCACCCCGCACCAGCTCCGCCGGCACGTCATGTCCCTGTACGCCGCGGAGGGGGCCCCGGCCGGAGGGATGAACGTGACCCTCCTCAGCTTCGGTTTCAAGTACGGCGTCCCCCAGAGCGTGGACCTGGTCTTTGACGTGCGGTTTCTGCCCAACCCGCACTTCGTCCCCGAGCTCAAGGACCTCACCGGCAAGGACGGGCCCGTGCGCGACTTCGTCCTGGGGAAGCCCGAGACGGAGGAGTTCCTCACCCGGCTCGGCGCCCTCCTGGAGTACCTCATCCCCCAGTACCGCAAGGAAGGCAAGAGCTACCTCACCGTGGGCATCGGCTGCACGGGAGGACGCCACCGTTCCATCGCCCTGGCCGAGGAGATGGCCTCACGCATGAAAGACGGGCCTTTCACCGTGCAGGTCGCTCACAGGGACATCTGA
- the raiA gene encoding ribosome-associated translation inhibitor RaiA, with protein MNIVVNGRNVDVTPALRKYAEEKIGKFERYLSNITEAVVTLSIQKYMHKAEVLIKANGILLQAEGVTEELYSSIDEVSDKLDKQVKKLKEKLKDRRRAENVGRVEASSAAAAVQAATPPETGVIIERRQFATKPMAPDEAALELDGAERSFFVFTNSESGDVNVIYKRGDGNFGLIEPVHK; from the coding sequence ATGAACATCGTCGTCAATGGACGCAACGTGGACGTGACGCCCGCCCTCAGAAAGTACGCCGAGGAAAAAATCGGGAAGTTCGAGAGGTACCTCTCCAACATTACGGAGGCCGTGGTCACTCTGAGCATCCAGAAATACATGCACAAGGCCGAGGTCCTCATCAAGGCCAACGGCATTCTCCTTCAGGCCGAGGGGGTTACCGAGGAGCTCTATTCCTCCATAGACGAGGTTTCCGACAAGCTGGACAAGCAGGTCAAGAAATTGAAGGAGAAGCTCAAGGATCGCCGCCGGGCGGAGAACGTGGGGCGGGTGGAGGCCAGCAGCGCGGCCGCCGCCGTCCAGGCCGCAACCCCCCCGGAGACCGGCGTCATCATAGAGCGCAGGCAGTTCGCCACCAAGCCCATGGCCCCGGACGAGGCCGCCCTGGAGCTGGACGGCGCGGAGAGGAGCTTCTTCGTCTTCACCAACTCCGAAAGCGGGGACGTCAACGTCATCTACAAGCGCGGCGACGGCAATTTCGGGCTCATCGAGCCGGTCCACAAGTGA